In one window of Spartinivicinus marinus DNA:
- a CDS encoding putative O-glycosylation ligase, exosortase A system-associated: MRDLLVSAIIFAAIPYILMNPHVGIYFSAWIGYMNPHRLGWGFAYNFPFAFVVAIVTILAFLCSKENKKLPLTPVTVVLILFILWMGVSTALSVYPDFAWRSYTDVLKIQFLICLSMILIQSKERIQTLVWIIAFSIGFFGIKGGFFSILTGMQYRVWGPPGSVITGNNELGVALLMVIPLFVYLFSTSSNKWVKRLLLGSILLCIVSVISTFSRGAFLASLCMFAFLWTKSKYKLPIAMAGLVGLLVMVPLVPDHWVERMGSIPFVGKYITQSEEEAEIDESGKGRLSAWTMAYNIAKARVTGGGFNCWTPENFLLYSDPTRVFDAHSIYFEVLGEQGFPGLFLFLLLYLLAWRTGSWIIRHTNDQTNMLWANQLAKMIQVSFVAYATGGAFLGLGYFDLPYHLVCLLVVTQLWVKKELARPVEVNQASIAKFSTEPPISSQKWPWEK; the protein is encoded by the coding sequence ATGCGTGACTTATTGGTTTCAGCTATTATATTTGCTGCCATCCCTTATATTCTCATGAACCCACATGTGGGTATTTATTTTTCAGCCTGGATTGGCTACATGAATCCACACCGGCTAGGGTGGGGCTTTGCTTATAATTTCCCATTTGCATTTGTTGTAGCAATTGTAACCATCCTTGCTTTTTTGTGTTCTAAAGAGAATAAGAAGTTACCATTAACTCCAGTGACAGTCGTATTAATTCTTTTTATTTTGTGGATGGGAGTTAGTACAGCGCTGTCCGTTTACCCTGATTTTGCGTGGAGAAGTTATACTGATGTATTAAAAATTCAATTCTTGATTTGTCTTTCCATGATTCTGATTCAAAGCAAAGAAAGAATTCAGACTCTGGTATGGATTATTGCATTTTCTATCGGTTTTTTTGGTATTAAAGGTGGCTTTTTTTCAATACTTACGGGTATGCAATATCGTGTGTGGGGGCCTCCTGGATCTGTAATTACCGGTAATAATGAATTAGGTGTTGCGCTGTTAATGGTCATCCCATTATTTGTATATCTCTTTTCTACCAGCAGTAATAAATGGGTAAAGCGGCTACTGCTGGGATCCATTCTACTTTGTATCGTATCAGTGATCAGTACTTTCTCCAGAGGTGCTTTCTTAGCCTCTCTATGTATGTTTGCATTCTTATGGACAAAAAGTAAATATAAGTTGCCAATCGCTATGGCTGGCTTGGTTGGATTATTAGTGATGGTACCACTGGTTCCAGATCACTGGGTTGAGCGGATGGGGTCAATTCCTTTCGTAGGGAAATATATTACCCAGTCAGAAGAAGAGGCCGAGATAGATGAGTCTGGCAAAGGGCGGCTCAGTGCTTGGACTATGGCCTATAATATTGCTAAAGCAAGGGTAACGGGAGGAGGTTTTAATTGCTGGACACCAGAGAACTTCCTTCTTTATTCAGACCCTACTCGGGTATTTGATGCCCATAGTATTTATTTTGAAGTGTTGGGAGAGCAAGGATTTCCAGGGCTATTTTTGTTCTTATTATTGTATTTGCTTGCCTGGCGAACAGGAAGTTGGATCATTCGTCACACTAATGATCAAACCAACATGCTATGGGCGAATCAGTTGGCTAAAATGATTCAAGTGAGCTTTGTGGCTTATGCAACGGGTGGTGCATTTTTAGGATTAGGCTATTTTGACTTACCCTACCATTTGGTTTGTTTGTTGGTAGTGACTCAACTGTGGGTTAAGAAAGAGTTGGCTAGGCCAGTTGAGGTGAACCAGGCATCAATAGCAAAGTTTTCCACGGAACCCCCTATATCATCACAAAAATGGCCTTGGGAAAAGTAG
- a CDS encoding polysaccharide deacetylase family protein: protein MNKLDYLQTLKRMGAFQLTKPFAKNKLLILCYHAFELRDECQFRPSLFQKQATFHKRLKMLLSTGYRVLPLDEAISQLKANRLSGLNAVITIDDGFQSVYQLAYPVLKTFKLPVTVYITSYFQTKQTPVFQLAIQYMFWRSKRLTLDLSVIKSLVNDSAINFSNNRYELMQQLIKLGNEAKHNEFREALAEAIGHMLGEDYQSIRDEKLFTLMTDDQLSDSLEDLVDIQLHTHRHQLPLSEEETIKEINENRQVLTRITSGHLNHFCYPSGEWDLQHWSWLQQAGITSATTCQSGFVNSRSQLLALDRILDGENLTEIQFEAELHGVGELARKIKKLASYTQNIKYFRNSRQPIAHEAISNR from the coding sequence ATGAACAAGCTAGATTATTTACAAACATTAAAGCGTATGGGTGCATTCCAGCTCACAAAACCATTCGCTAAAAATAAACTGTTAATTTTATGCTACCATGCTTTTGAATTAAGGGATGAATGTCAGTTTCGCCCATCACTTTTTCAAAAACAGGCTACTTTTCATAAACGCCTGAAGATGTTGCTATCAACAGGTTATCGTGTATTACCACTTGATGAAGCGATTAGCCAGCTAAAAGCTAATCGGCTCAGCGGTTTAAATGCCGTTATTACTATTGATGATGGCTTTCAAAGTGTCTACCAACTTGCTTATCCCGTATTAAAGACTTTTAAGTTACCAGTAACTGTTTATATCACCAGTTACTTTCAAACAAAACAAACACCAGTATTTCAATTAGCAATACAGTATATGTTTTGGCGAAGCAAGCGTCTTACTCTTGATTTAAGTGTCATTAAAAGTCTAGTAAATGATAGCGCCATTAATTTTAGCAATAACCGTTATGAATTAATGCAGCAACTAATTAAGCTAGGTAATGAAGCTAAGCATAATGAGTTTAGAGAAGCATTAGCTGAAGCAATTGGTCATATGCTGGGAGAAGATTACCAAAGCATAAGAGACGAAAAGTTATTTACATTAATGACCGATGACCAGCTCTCCGATTCCCTTGAAGATTTAGTTGATATACAACTACATACCCATCGTCACCAGCTCCCTCTGTCAGAAGAAGAAACCATAAAAGAAATAAACGAGAACAGACAAGTATTAACTCGAATTACATCGGGACACCTCAATCATTTTTGTTATCCTAGCGGCGAATGGGACCTGCAACATTGGTCTTGGCTGCAACAAGCCGGCATTACCAGCGCTACAACTTGCCAATCAGGCTTTGTTAATAGCCGCAGTCAACTATTAGCACTTGACCGTATTTTAGATGGCGAAAATTTAACAGAAATCCAGTTTGAAGCTGAGTTACATGGTGTCGGTGAGCTGGCGAGAAAAATAAAAAAACTGGCTAGTTATACCCAAAACATCAAATATTTTAGAAATAGCCGTCAACCAATAGCCCACGAGGCTATCAGTAATAGATAA
- a CDS encoding GNAT family N-acetyltransferase → MLTKLRKLTQELGWLNGLLYLLHTSLNKLTRGHFRIIKYYLYYQPIPETPLLPPNRGKQIEIKTITANDTTCFADFPRPLTVIKRRFDQQGQCFAAYLKDNFVGYIWISQVDYQEDEVKCLFSPRPAEQTAWDYDVYITPAARLGFTFPKLWQTVNEYLALQGVKWTLCRISAFNIGSLASHQRLGATRMGAATFICVGSWQLMLASHAPYIHLSITQKHTPQLLLPIKSIASSVEPVQPS, encoded by the coding sequence ATGCTCACCAAGCTTCGCAAACTAACCCAGGAATTAGGTTGGCTAAACGGCTTACTTTATCTGTTACACACCAGTTTAAACAAGTTGACTCGGGGACACTTCCGAATCATAAAGTACTATTTGTATTATCAACCTATCCCTGAAACCCCTTTACTCCCTCCTAATCGGGGCAAGCAGATAGAAATCAAAACAATCACTGCCAATGATACCACCTGTTTTGCAGACTTCCCTCGGCCTTTAACAGTAATTAAGCGTCGCTTTGACCAGCAAGGTCAATGCTTTGCCGCTTATCTTAAAGATAACTTTGTAGGCTATATCTGGATTAGTCAAGTAGACTACCAAGAAGACGAAGTGAAGTGTTTATTTTCACCACGACCAGCTGAACAAACGGCCTGGGATTATGATGTTTACATTACCCCTGCTGCTCGGCTTGGCTTTACTTTTCCTAAACTTTGGCAAACGGTTAATGAGTACCTGGCTCTACAAGGCGTTAAGTGGACCCTATGCCGAATCTCAGCATTTAACATCGGCTCCTTAGCGTCTCACCAACGTTTAGGAGCGACTCGTATGGGAGCTGCCACATTCATTTGTGTTGGCTCTTGGCAATTAATGCTAGCCAGCCATGCGCCTTATATACACTTATCAATAACACAAAAGCACACTCCACAACTATTATTACCAATCAAGTCGATTGCATCCTCTGTTGAGCCAGTTCAGCCATCTTAG
- a CDS encoding GNAT family N-acetyltransferase has translation MDTSLVTGLAAEQLLTNEQFINQWQQLYNQSSIAFSFQSQPYVNSWWQAYHHNYDLAFSLGYHNNQLVACLPLCIRGNQITAAGNHQAEYHAWLTTPEKQYDFLSALVTDIQQVFPDSQLNLKYLPKSLLIHTLEKDSGLTEHLIINNFQRPLMKLNASDIDQALAKESNKNNINQLKSLGELKFTHITEPKAKIHLFKQLAPLYDFYQGAINNFLPFSQDTAKFQFFTTLCQTLTSQLHLTGLWLDEHLVSAQLGFISKNTLHLGILCFAPQYTRYSPSELHLLWLAEQLLQEGYQYLDLTPGNAPWKKQFTNEYDNMVELIYFSNIKHKQKHEKNQHTTETIKRSSTQIGLTSERYHSILSLPHKITSTKALKAIVEQYYCDVELRVYQFKNESNVNAKTPSASPDNNTTVTFNTFNLHDLTKFSPEFDWQSRQQFLTECSQRLEDGEIPYSYVNSYKLLACAWLTPNTNQAYFNEVKQKITFPANSAILHSFYTPPATQAQDLYHNCIQQQVNNAFSEHNAKQLFAVVRADNLSLCQLIEKNSFEYVGSLHYKHHFSNEIKSQQLPDYLTVASS, from the coding sequence ATGGATACATCGCTCGTTACTGGCCTAGCTGCAGAGCAACTACTGACAAATGAGCAGTTCATTAACCAGTGGCAACAATTATATAACCAGTCCTCTATAGCTTTTTCTTTTCAATCACAGCCTTATGTGAACAGTTGGTGGCAAGCTTATCATCATAATTATGACTTAGCCTTTTCATTAGGGTATCATAACAATCAGCTGGTAGCCTGTTTGCCTCTTTGTATCAGGGGCAACCAAATTACCGCAGCAGGCAATCATCAGGCAGAGTATCATGCTTGGTTAACAACCCCAGAAAAACAGTATGACTTTTTATCTGCACTGGTTACTGACATACAGCAGGTATTCCCTGACAGCCAGTTAAATTTAAAATACCTCCCAAAGTCACTACTTATTCACACGCTAGAAAAAGATAGTGGGCTTACTGAACACCTTATCATCAATAATTTTCAACGCCCTCTCATGAAGCTAAATGCAAGTGACATTGATCAAGCACTAGCAAAAGAAAGTAATAAAAATAACATTAATCAATTAAAAAGCTTAGGTGAACTTAAATTTACTCATATAACTGAGCCTAAAGCAAAAATCCACTTATTCAAACAATTAGCCCCTCTTTATGATTTTTATCAAGGAGCAATAAATAACTTTCTTCCTTTTAGCCAGGATACAGCTAAATTTCAATTCTTCACAACACTTTGTCAAACACTAACCAGTCAGCTTCATTTAACTGGGCTTTGGCTAGATGAACACTTAGTCTCAGCTCAGCTTGGCTTTATTAGTAAAAATACGCTTCATTTAGGCATTTTATGCTTTGCGCCTCAATACACACGGTACTCACCCAGTGAACTTCACCTGTTATGGCTAGCAGAACAATTACTTCAAGAAGGTTATCAATATCTGGATTTAACCCCGGGTAACGCCCCATGGAAAAAGCAATTCACTAATGAATACGACAATATGGTGGAGCTTATTTATTTTAGTAATATCAAACACAAGCAAAAACACGAAAAAAACCAACATACAACTGAAACGATTAAACGTTCAAGCACACAAATTGGGTTAACTTCAGAACGTTATCACAGTATTTTATCGCTACCGCATAAGATCACTTCTACTAAAGCCTTGAAGGCAATAGTAGAACAGTATTATTGTGATGTAGAACTAAGAGTTTACCAGTTCAAAAATGAGTCCAATGTTAACGCTAAAACCCCCTCTGCAAGCCCTGATAATAATACAACAGTTACTTTTAATACATTTAACTTACACGATTTAACTAAATTTAGTCCAGAGTTTGACTGGCAAAGTCGACAACAATTTTTAACTGAATGTAGTCAAAGACTAGAGGATGGGGAAATCCCCTATAGCTATGTCAATAGCTATAAATTACTGGCATGCGCATGGTTAACACCCAATACTAATCAAGCTTATTTCAATGAAGTAAAACAAAAAATCACTTTTCCAGCAAATAGCGCTATATTACATAGCTTCTACACTCCCCCTGCAACTCAAGCTCAAGACCTATACCACAATTGCATCCAACAACAGGTTAATAATGCTTTTTCCGAACATAATGCCAAACAATTATTTGCTGTAGTAAGAGCAGACAACCTTTCTCTTTGTCAATTAATTGAAAAAAACAGCTTTGAGTATGTTGGTTCTTTACATTACAAACATCATTTTAGTAACGAAATAAAATCTCAACAGCTACCCGATTATTTAACAGTAGCCAGCTCATGA
- a CDS encoding polysaccharide deacetylase family protein — MKLKSSPVMRRSLQWVAQGLSQFASQKRLAILIYHRVLAEPTGRGASIIDASTFRWQMDLIREHFNVLPFSEALELLQNNSLPPRAVAVTFDDGYADNATVALPILQELQIPATFFIATGFLDGGCMWNDQVSESIYHTDQRDISLTDLRLQNLSLHSMADRDQATHYLLKQLKYRSFEQRQQLVAEVVKRSGVSLPKDLMMTSSQVKQLHQAGMEVGAHTCNHPILQKVNKQQAEKEIADSKQQLEAIIGEPVTLFAYPNGRPKQDYGIDHVKMMRRLGFKAAVTTAWGVATAHSDIYQLPRFMPWDKQPDKFMARLVFQYRRTHPELAA, encoded by the coding sequence ATGAAGTTGAAATCGTCTCCAGTCATGCGCCGCTCCCTTCAGTGGGTAGCACAAGGGTTAAGTCAATTTGCCAGCCAGAAGCGGCTAGCGATCTTGATTTACCATCGGGTTTTAGCTGAACCTACAGGAAGAGGTGCAAGCATTATTGATGCGAGCACCTTTCGGTGGCAGATGGACTTAATCAGAGAACACTTTAATGTGCTGCCTTTTAGTGAGGCGTTAGAGCTGTTGCAGAATAATAGCCTACCACCCAGAGCTGTTGCGGTGACCTTTGATGATGGTTATGCAGATAATGCGACAGTAGCACTACCTATCTTGCAGGAGTTACAAATACCAGCCACTTTCTTTATTGCTACCGGTTTTCTGGATGGTGGTTGTATGTGGAATGATCAGGTTTCTGAATCTATTTATCATACAGATCAAAGGGATATCTCATTAACTGATTTAAGGCTGCAAAACCTCTCCCTACACTCAATGGCTGATCGAGATCAAGCCACTCATTATTTATTAAAGCAACTAAAGTATCGATCGTTTGAACAGCGTCAACAATTGGTGGCAGAAGTTGTAAAGCGGTCCGGTGTGTCGTTACCAAAAGACTTGATGATGACTTCAAGCCAGGTCAAACAATTACACCAGGCTGGCATGGAGGTGGGAGCACACACATGTAATCACCCGATACTTCAAAAGGTGAATAAACAACAAGCAGAAAAAGAGATTGCTGATAGTAAGCAACAGTTAGAGGCTATTATTGGTGAGCCTGTTACATTATTTGCCTACCCTAATGGCCGGCCCAAACAAGACTATGGCATTGATCATGTGAAAATGATGCGGCGACTAGGGTTTAAGGCGGCTGTAACGACCGCCTGGGGTGTGGCCACTGCCCACAGTGACATTTACCAGCTGCCTCGTTTTATGCCTTGGGATAAACAGCCTGATAAGTTTATGGCGAGGTTAGTCTTTCAATATCGCAGAACCCATCCAGAGCTAGCAGCTTAG
- a CDS encoding tetratricopeptide repeat protein, whose protein sequence is MQAKWLVFTALFLTNSWAGEFECGSLTNQYGPYDYTNPEHFKNRLPIVEQFHFNRDVESLNKGMTGHVLGDITYTLRAFPNHHRALFAVVRYYTGPDTEYSKEHMSAECFFDRALRFKPNDAVVHMLYGIYLHKKQKHDEALKKYQRGLQLSPNFAELHYNLGLLYIDMKKLQEAKNHAQKAYQQGYPLAGLKQKLSDAGVW, encoded by the coding sequence ATGCAAGCTAAATGGTTAGTATTTACAGCACTCTTTTTAACTAACAGCTGGGCAGGTGAATTTGAGTGTGGTAGTTTAACAAACCAGTATGGCCCATATGACTACACCAACCCAGAGCATTTTAAAAACAGGCTGCCTATTGTCGAACAGTTTCACTTTAACCGAGACGTCGAATCTTTAAACAAAGGCATGACTGGTCATGTACTGGGCGACATTACTTACACTTTACGCGCATTTCCTAACCACCATCGAGCCCTATTTGCAGTTGTCAGATATTACACTGGACCGGATACTGAATATAGCAAGGAACATATGTCAGCCGAGTGCTTTTTTGATAGAGCTTTACGGTTCAAGCCGAATGATGCTGTAGTTCACATGTTGTATGGTATTTACTTACATAAAAAGCAAAAACATGATGAAGCACTAAAAAAATACCAAAGAGGACTACAACTCTCTCCTAATTTTGCTGAGCTTCATTATAATCTGGGCTTGCTTTATATTGACATGAAGAAACTGCAAGAAGCCAAGAACCACGCTCAAAAAGCTTACCAACAAGGATACCCGCTTGCTGGACTTAAGCAAAAACTGAGTGATGCTGGCGTATGGTAA
- a CDS encoding asparagine synthetase B family protein, producing MIPFGGWLTPHPLNEGSAVETLKTLLPCPKHHSLETFVNTNLALINTADHTSHLAQQDSITVLINGYPQWVEAPYNHISNKQNPAAAAITAYQAIGLNCLSKLHGQFSLFLYDHQQDTFILATDRMATQPVYYQLHSNQLFFGSFASVIKNHPDSHTALCNQAIYNYLYFHMIPSPGTIYDSLYKLEPAQYICYQSGQFNKGYYWSPSFTDRSQLTDNELAGLILSTLKSAVSRANQQGSVGSFLSGGLDSSTVSGLLSELSSLPAKTFSIGFPVEKYNEIEYARLAAKHFNTEQHEYFIQPEDILSHYQQVITGFDEPFGNSSALPAYFCAKLAKQHGVDVMLAGDGGDELFAGNTRYQKQIIFELYHHIPGLLRQRALEPVVRQPWFSKLPLGGKAYSYIDQANTPLPDRLETYNFLHRHSPVEIFSSMFLQDVDVQLPLREIQQTYQQPDKADYISRMLFLDWKRTLADNDLPKVNRMCYLAGIDVRYPMLDDELVDLSCVIPSSLKVNLTQLRGIYKQAVKGFLPDAIINKSKHGFGLPFGVWTKDHQPLQTMAYEAIDYLVDQPYFNPDFLVNAKAMHQQGHSAYYGELIWLLMTLGSWLKTHIN from the coding sequence ATGATTCCATTTGGTGGTTGGCTAACCCCTCATCCACTTAATGAAGGTAGTGCTGTTGAAACACTAAAAACCTTACTACCTTGTCCCAAACACCACTCACTAGAGACGTTTGTTAACACTAATCTCGCTCTCATTAACACGGCTGACCACACCAGTCACCTGGCTCAACAAGATAGCATTACCGTATTGATTAATGGCTACCCTCAGTGGGTGGAAGCACCTTACAACCACATCAGCAATAAGCAAAATCCAGCGGCTGCCGCAATCACTGCTTATCAGGCTATTGGTTTAAACTGTTTAAGCAAATTACATGGCCAGTTCAGTCTGTTTTTATATGATCACCAACAAGATACGTTTATCTTAGCCACTGACCGAATGGCAACCCAGCCTGTTTATTATCAGTTACACAGCAATCAGCTTTTTTTTGGTAGTTTTGCTTCAGTTATAAAAAACCACCCAGATAGCCATACAGCACTGTGTAACCAGGCAATATACAACTACCTTTACTTTCATATGATTCCCAGCCCAGGAACCATTTACGACAGTTTATATAAGCTAGAGCCAGCGCAATATATTTGTTATCAATCAGGGCAATTCAATAAAGGTTACTATTGGTCTCCATCATTTACAGACAGAAGTCAGTTAACCGACAACGAGCTTGCAGGGCTTATTCTTAGCACCCTGAAAAGTGCTGTTTCCCGTGCAAATCAACAAGGCTCTGTCGGCAGTTTTCTAAGCGGTGGTTTGGATAGTTCAACAGTATCAGGCTTACTTAGTGAGTTAAGCAGCCTGCCTGCAAAAACCTTTTCCATAGGTTTTCCTGTCGAAAAATATAACGAAATTGAATACGCCCGCCTTGCAGCAAAGCACTTTAACACTGAGCAACATGAATATTTTATTCAACCAGAAGATATTCTTAGTCATTACCAACAAGTGATCACTGGCTTTGATGAGCCATTTGGTAACTCTTCTGCTCTACCGGCTTATTTTTGCGCCAAGCTGGCTAAGCAACATGGAGTTGATGTAATGCTGGCAGGTGATGGCGGTGACGAACTTTTTGCTGGTAACACTCGCTACCAGAAACAAATCATTTTTGAGCTATATCACCATATTCCTGGCCTGCTTCGTCAGCGGGCATTAGAGCCTGTGGTTCGTCAGCCTTGGTTTAGTAAACTACCACTAGGGGGTAAAGCTTACAGCTATATTGACCAAGCCAATACCCCATTACCAGACCGTTTGGAAACATACAATTTTCTGCACCGCCATAGCCCAGTAGAAATATTTAGTTCAATGTTCTTACAGGACGTTGACGTTCAGCTGCCTTTACGCGAAATCCAACAGACCTACCAGCAACCAGACAAAGCTGACTATATCAGTCGAATGTTGTTTTTAGATTGGAAACGCACTTTGGCTGATAACGATTTGCCTAAAGTCAATCGTATGTGCTATTTAGCAGGTATCGACGTACGCTACCCCATGCTAGATGACGAGCTGGTAGATCTGTCGTGTGTTATTCCCTCAAGCCTTAAGGTGAACTTAACCCAACTGCGAGGTATTTATAAGCAAGCGGTTAAAGGCTTTTTACCCGATGCGATTATCAACAAATCTAAACATGGCTTTGGCCTACCTTTTGGAGTGTGGACCAAAGATCATCAGCCCTTACAAACAATGGCCTATGAAGCCATCGACTATCTGGTAGATCAGCCCTATTTTAACCCTGACTTTTTAGTTAACGCTAAAGCTATGCATCAACAAGGCCATAGTGCTTATTATGGTGAGCTGATTTGGTTGTTAATGACCTTGGGCAGCTGGTTAAAAACCCATATAAATTAA
- a CDS encoding acyl carrier protein, giving the protein MDVINDVKQILVSQLQLGDQLSAANEETPLLGAIPEFDSMAVVTVITALEEQFGFVVDDDEISAEVFESLGSLCEFVQAKA; this is encoded by the coding sequence ATGGATGTGATTAATGATGTGAAACAAATTCTGGTTAGCCAGTTGCAGCTGGGAGATCAGTTGTCAGCAGCTAATGAAGAAACGCCGCTACTGGGTGCAATACCAGAGTTTGATTCGATGGCTGTCGTCACCGTTATCACTGCACTAGAAGAGCAATTTGGGTTTGTGGTTGATGATGATGAAATCAGTGCTGAGGTATTTGAGTCCTTAGGCAGCCTATGTGAATTTGTTCAAGCAAAAGCCTAG